The genomic interval CCTGATTGGAAAGGCAAGATGATCAGATAGACCCCGCTGCTTCTGCAGGCAGCCCTCCGGTGTCTGGCCTTTGTTTATCAGCACTGGATCCTGCGCTCACTTAGCGGCTCTTATCTCTGCCCAGCTTATCTCCTGCAGTGTCTGCACGTAACGGATTGCCTCGGCCAGCAGCTCCATCACCCCGCGCTCTGCCAAGAGCCTGCAGTGACCCCCGCAGCCTCGTGGAAGCACGGCAGCTCTGGGGCAGCATTCCTGTGATGCCGATGGTGCCTCGGcccccagcctcctgctcccTTCTTGGTTCTCTGGGCTCTCCAGAGCAGAGCTTTTCTGCAAATCCCAACCTGCAGCCCTGGGGAAATGCTCTGGCAGCGTGGTCGTCAGGGTAATTCTGAGCGTAGGTCGTGCAGGTAGCCATTAATGAGTGACTAACTGGTGATATTTAGGCCCCGAGCTGAGATGCTGCATATTTAAGGCTATTAGGACGACTTATTTGCCTAGTTATGAAGAGCAATGAGTTTATATCGTGACTAATGCTTTTTTTATCAAATGGTTTCCTTTGCTGCAAGATAAGCTGAGCAAATTGGCCCTCGTTAAATGTCTGTCTCCTGCAAACTGTCATTCTGTGAGCTTGCTGCTCTCAGAGACAAAGAGGTGCCTCAGTCAGCTCTTCTTACCTGTTCATATTTAAACTGAAACACCTCCCAAAAATCGTAATTCAAAGCCTCAGTTGAGTTCAGTTCCCCCTCTAACAtctcccagcagagcagtgctgttggGAAGAGGCTCTGCGGGTCCCTTTCAGTTCAGGATTCGTTTGGTGGCTGCTCGTTGAAGCTGTCTGGTGCAAACCCTGCAGCCTCAAATCtaaagcagcagtgcagaactgctcaccccctcccctccctgaCTGTTAAGCAGCAGCCCTGACCTAAAGGGACCACTTCCCAATGGCTGCCTCGTCTGTCCTTGGACTGGCTGACGAGAGGGTGCCAGGGCACCAGTCTGCCAAGAACTGGCCTGAGATCCACCAACTTGTTTCTCACAGATCATCAAACAGCTGTCAGCATATACCAGCTTCCAGGCCAGCTGGGCTGTGTTCAAACCAATAGCCTAAAGGTGAAGCATTTGTTCCAGCTACCTGAGCCATCCACTTCCTCATAAAGAGCGATTCCAAGCTCCTGAGAACAGGATTTATGGTGTCGAGGCTGTCAAGCCCCACGTTTTTTAGGGGTGAGATAAGAGAGCTCTTTGAGATTTTTCCACACCCTCTTACAATCCTGCAGAATCCTGGTTTTGCCTCTTCAGGCTTTCCttgtgtttctgtgtgtttgtggcTTTTGGACCCCTCTCCTGCCATGTCACAGGACAGATGTTTTGGGTGTCCAGAAGTGCTTCCTGGGGCTTTTCACCTGCCCTCTGCTTCCTCCTGTACAGCTGAAGTCTGTCTCCGGAATCTCACGTGGAAGCGATGGGCACAGAGTGGGAGGTTCTGTCCTTTAGGCTGCAAGAGACAGAGGGCTTTAGGGTGGTGATCTGCTGCCACGGGATGTGCTGAGCCAAATAGCAGCTTTTCCATGTGAGAAGCCCCATGTAGAAGTGTTTAACGTACTGgtgtgctgctgcagtcctGGCTGCCCTCAGTGTGAAGCAGAAATGTGCTGCTGCATCTTCCTGTGgtcctgtgccagcagaggATCCTGCACTGTACATTTGTATGCTTAATGCATAACCTGACCCAGCAGTAGCCTCTGGACGCCGCTTGGCCGGGTTCTTTTGATCATTAGTTTCTTATCAGTGCACTCAATAGCTTTCTCATTTCCCATCTCCTCTTCAGACCAAGGATGGCATTCAGAAGAACCTGAAGAATGAAATCTTCGAGTACAATTTTAAGACCTCTTTCTTTGACATTTTTGTAAGTATCCCAGCCTGCTGCCAGTGGGGCAATAGCTCGGAGCTCAgcgtggctgtggggctggtggggagggcagctgggggtctcCCACATCCCCGCTGCTCCTGGCCCAGCACTCGGGCAGCTCGCAGCCCACCCTGCCGCACTGCTGACCCCACCTGGCTGTAGGTGATGAGGTCCCGGGGGGGCTGCGTCCTTCCAGCACCTGGCAGGGGGACAAGGTCACCATCTATATcaatggctttttgttttgaaaggtCTTGGCTTTCTTCCGATTTTTTGTGTTGCTGCTGGCCTATGCGGTTGTAAGGCTGCGCCACTGGTGGGTCATAGCGGTAAGAAggcaatttttgttttcctgttttcagtttGAGCTCTCTGCTTAGAGTTTGCCGAGATCTGAGatatgtgattttattttccaggtcACTACGTTGATATCCAGTGCCTTCCTGATCGTGAAGGTCATCCTCTCCGAGGTTGGTTCCCGTGGGCTCACAGGGGATTGCTTTGTGATTGCTTGTGgctgctgttttccattttgtgtAAACTCCCTGtgacttttgctttttttccactcagCTTCTCACCAAAGGGGCGTTCGGCTACTTACTTCCCATCGTCTCGTTTGTCATTGCTTGGTTAGAGACTTGGTTCCTGGATTTTAAAGTCCTCACTcaggaagcagaagaggaaCGATGTAAGTATTCTGCTCCTCTGGCaggagccagcagagcaggccATCAGGCCTGGGCTTTCAGCTGCTTTGGCAGCACCTTGGCAGAAATGACATTTATGGAGAAGTGATCTCCAGGCTGGCTGTGACGGGAAGTGGCTGATTCAATTCTGTTACAGTATGTGAGTCCCTTCAAGGGAAGAATATACCAGATTATGAAAAGCATCTTTTAattgagaagagaaaaacacgCCAAATTCTCCAGTGTCTGGATACTGAAGCCAGACGTATTGGAAACAGAGCTCACCTCCACATcagtgaaaatgttttgaaacagTGGGACAAATGCCAGGCGGATGGTGGGACTCTCCAGACTGTGAGATCTGTCTTCAGATCTGGGCTGGAGACCTTTGGAGAGGAATGATGCAAAGATCTATTACGGGGTTGCAGCATGGGTTACTGTGTGTGAGATTTCACAGTCTCTAGTCATTGAGGTCAGATTAAACTGGGACTGAATCTCTGTGACCTAATGCTTCATAAATGACTGCGTGTGGCAGGGCACCTGTCCCTTCCAAGGGTCCTTCTAGGGAGTGGGTGCTCGGTCTGTGTAATGCAGCTGTAATGtaaagcagcagtgctttcaCAGCACGAGGGCTTAGTCGTTCTCCCAGGCTTCTCTGACGAAAGAGAACTGGGAAATGGCACATAAACTGAGAAGTATTTGTCAAATGAGGCTGGATCAGAAATGCACTGAATGACTGGAAAACACCAGAGGATGTTTGGGTCTTGCAAGAAGGctttaagatgaaaaatgatCAAGTGTTTAATGCCTCTATTGGATTAGGCTCGGGTTCCAAATTGCTTCCAGGGGAAGCTCTTATTTAATTAGATGCTTAATCGCCTTTGGATTTGACAGGCAAAAGAGCCCATTGATCTCCATGCAGATAAAATGTCTCAAACAAAAGATGAGGCAATAGGAGCTGAAAAGCTTGTGGGCTGGCTGGTGTCAGTGcgggcagagcagctgtgtcTGGCAGAAAGTGGCTGGGAGGCTGGAGAGGGGAGGTCTGGACGGGAGGACGGGGCCTCCAGCTCCCTTGTTTAGGACTTTGCATGTGAaacctgctctgctttgcagggTACCtggcagcccaggctgcagctgcccGGGGGCCCCTGCTGTACCCTGGAGCCCTTTCCGATGGGCAGTTCTACTCCCCGCCGGAGTCCTTTGCAGGTAACATGCTCTGCTCCCATCCCACGTTCCTCTGGGAGCTCCTTGCCCCTGTTACTGCCCTCTGTCTGAGCTGTGTCTCATTAGTCCAGCTCTTGGCAGAGGCAGGCAGCAAGGCCTCCAAAAACGGGTGTTGCAGAACCTCTCCTTGCCCCATGCTGGTGCCCTGCTGCCGCGGTGCTGTGGAGGAGCAGGATCGtgctcagcctggctttggCTCAGTGGGAAATGAGAGCATTTTGTGGTCTTGGGGTTAAATGCTCTTAAGCTGCAATTAAAGTGCTTGTGGTTAAACGCTGCCCTCAGTATGAAGGCATGGGGGTGAATCGCTGAGAGCAGGTGAGGGTCGGAGCTGGCAGAGTGCTGCTGCCTTGTGCTGGCTGTGAGACCATCCCTgctcagcagccagcaggcatCAGCCAGAGCAGTTGTCCCGGTGTTGCTGACACCCAGGGCACATTCAGTGCCCACAGCCTGGCTGGGAGCGGAGCAGCACCTGGCAGCAAGCTCTGCGCTGGGGGAGGCAggactgagctgtgctggggtcaCACCCCCTGGTAGCATTGTTTGATCCGTTGGAAGGTCAAGGAGAGATGTAAAAATGGGCTCTTTGTTTCCTGTGTGTTAATTGTGCGTTTCACCCAAGGGTCGGACAACGAGTCGGATGAGGAAGGTCCGGGAAGGAAGGCGCTGACAGCTCAGGTAAATAGAGACAGACAATCCTGTCCCTCGTGTCACAGCCCTTTGTCTGGGGATGTTTGCTGAAGTGCTCTGCCTGCCCCACGGTCCTGGGAGCGGTGGCATCGTGGCTGCAGCACGAGGGGTTCTCTGAGTGACACCCAGCGTTAGCCAGCTGCTCCCCTGCAGCGTCCCCCAGGGATGTGGCTCTGACTCTGCCTCTGCCCCCTTCCCTGATCCTGTAGTCACGTACCAAAAGGGCTCAGCCTTGAGCATCCTCGCTGAATTCTAGCGAGCGGGGCGGTTCCTCACCTCCCTGAAGTCTGGCTGGGCACAagcttctctgtgctgctttccaagtggttctgctgctgttcagctcCAGTTCTGGCACTTTCACAGAAGGAGGCTCTATGCACCTCGCAGCCCTTTGCCTGCTGGAAACCCTTGCGCTAAGGCAAGAGAGTTGCTGGTGGGCGCAGCTGGTGTGTGGATGCAAGCCAGGGCAGGAAGCGTGACTTCAGGCTCCAAAATGAGGCCTCTGTGCCCTGAATTTAAGAGATTGGTGTGGTGTGGTGATGGGAGGTAGCCCGCTTCCCtctgccagccctgggagcagggTAGCAAACCTTGCACACACACATGTGGGGCTTTCTGCAACCCCTGCTAGTGAGATGTTTCCTTCTCTCCTAGGAGAAAGAATATGTCCGACAAGGCAAAGAAGCTATGGAAGTTGTGGACCAAATCCTTGCCCAGGAGGAGAACTGGAAGTTTgagaaaaacaatgcaagtGTCCCCCACACCccactgctgggctgtgctggcaaAAAGCACGGATGGCTTAGCAAAAACTGGAGGACAAACGAGGCTTTTGAAACCTCCTTGCAACATGAAAAATTAACAAGCGTTACAATTACCTGATTGAATTAGGAATCCATTCCAGCTCAGTTAAATGTAAAATCCCCTCTTATTTAATTAGACGTTTAATTGCCTTCCCATTTGACGAGAGAGAGCCCATCACTCCTCCCTCTCAACGGCAGGCGGGCAGGGGTGGGCAGCTCACCTTTGGTGGGTGTGAGGGCTGCAGAGCATCGTGCTTTTAGAAACATAGCAGGTCTGGGGAGGCTCTGGCTCGTTGGGCTACAACCAGTTTTGGAGCAGGAGTGTGTGGGGCACGGGCAGCTCGTGCTGCCCACCCCCAAAGCTGTGTGTAGTCCCCTTCCTCAGGACAGGGACACTGTGGACAGTGGAATGTGTATCAGGGAGCTCTGACATGCGTTCTTCCTCAAGCTACAGCAAGGTTTTCTGGGGTAACAAAGGCTCCTTTCTATCTCTGTAGAGTGGTGTGAAAGTGCTAGTGCCTTTGTCCCCCCCTAAAATCAACCTTGTTTTCTACTTGTGGGCTTGCAATGCAGTTGAGGTGAGAGTCCTGCAAACTGCAGTCTCATCTGGTATTTAAAATTCCCCTGTCAAGTGATCCATTGTTTGATGCCAAACTAGCTGGgcagattgttttctttatccAAAGGGGGATGGATTTAAATAGACTAATCAGAGTTTAACACAGGGCTAATGATGAAAGGTTATCATCTGTCCATCCCTAACCCCTCCAGGGAGTCTCTTCTCAGATGTAGGTAacaacagcagtgctggcaaACCAGCCCCTCTCATACAGCGGTGCTGGTAGCTTGCAACAAACAGAATTTGACCTTGAAACTGAGTTTGCAGGCTGGCACGGATTGGATTCTTTTCCCGTCtcatcactgctgcttctctggatgttgttttgtttatggAAATTTGTGCATGGGCATCTGAAATGGGCTCAGTGCCGCTCCTGTTTTGGGGCTTGCTGCCTGGCGTGGGGGAGCAGGAGCAGTTTGGGGCCGAGAGTGGCCCTGTGAGATGGTCCTGGAGTGGGtgagctcctgcagccctcctgcaaTGCCCAGAGACCATCAGGCTTCACCTTAGGTAGAAGCAGTTAATGCTATTTTGGCAGCATAAATGaaactttcttgtttcttgCACAGGACTTTGGTGATGTTGTTTACACTTTTGAAATACCTTTCCATGGCAAGACCTTTATTTTAAAGGTAAGAGCCTTCCTGTTTTGCTTCCTTAGCCTGTGTGATGCATACAAAATCACTGCTCTGCTTGGAGCCGCGGCTCGGCTTTCACTCTCTCTCCTGGCCCTGGCAGCACAGGTCAGCCTGCAGAGCACTCTCTTTGCTTGAGACAGATGAACTGCTCTGCACGCTGTAGGGAATCTCTCCAGGAAAACCCCTTGGCTGGCAGACAAACTCCCCTCCAAATATGCTGGGCCCCAGTCTTTGCTGGTGGAAGTGGGAGCAGGTGACTGCAAGACTCGCTTCCAACCCCAGCATCTAGGACTAATCTGACCAAGGAGGCTAATTGCAACTAATTGCCAGCAAGACCAGGGCTGAGCGTGCgtctgctgctgcctggcatTGAGAAGAGCTGCTCGGAAGTGCCATGCTCAGTGCCCTCTCGCTGGAGTGGCTTGGCTGTAAACCATGCTTTAATGAAGCATTGGTGCTGCGGTGGCTTTTCTTTGTTCCAGTGCATATGCTGCCtcgctggcagagctgctggaggagcagttCTGTGTTGGTGAGGCAGAGCTGGATagtcctgctctgctgcattaACCGTTTGCTTCCGAAGATCCCCAGTCCCACGGGGACGTGGAGAAATGAATGTTAGCTGTGCTGGAGTTCTGGGAATCTTTTTGGTGACTTTCCAAAGCAATTGCACATGCAGCAGCATTGCTGAGAAGGTGGGGTGAGGGCAGAGGGGCCTGAGATCACTCTGTCTTTGTGGCCGTGGTGCAGATGGATGCTTGTCCCCcttcccagcaggcagcagctcagtgacTGCTGATCCCCACTTCTGATCCCTGCGTGCCCTTCTCCCTCTTTGGCAGTGGGGCACAGCGTTGGCTTTGCGGCCTCACCGCTCTCCTCCTGCTTCCTCCCAGttgttctttctgctctgctctgcgtTCCTTAGAAAAAATAATCGTACCCAAGTGGAGCGAGGGACTGGCTGACTGCTCTGTCTCTGTCCTCAGGCtttcctgcagtgctctgctgaaACGGTTTACCAGGAGGTTATTCTCCAGCCCGAGAAGATGATCCTGTGGAACAGAACGGTGGCAGCTTGCCAGGTGAGCGTGCCGGACAAAGATGGCTTAATCACAGGAGCTCCTTGAAGCGGAGAGCTGCAGCTTCCCAGCCCAGCACCGGCTGTCAGCGGTGCCCAGGCCCTACTGGAGCTGAGCTGGATCAGAGTCACCGAGGCGTTAAATCTCCGCCGCTCATCCGTACGATCCGAATGCTCTGCGGCGGCCAGCTGCGTGGCTGTGCCCATCCAAAAGCCCACGAGgtgggcagggagctgggccGGTGCCTGAGCCAAGCCTGCTTCTGCTTGGTGCCGTTTGGAGCTGCCGGCGTGGCGGGGATCCGACGGGAACGCCTGTGCTCCCCCCAGAAAGGAGGGGCGGCCCTGGGCCAGCAGACagacctgtgtgtgtgtgctgccaCAGAGCTCATCCCCTGCCCCCACCCCCCAGATCAGCTGCTGAAGCTGCTCTGCGTGCTCCCAGCTGTGAGGGGCTGCGGTGCCCAGCTGTTGGCACCTGCAGGCGCAGGCTGaagagttttctttcctttctcccagaTCCTGCAGCGGGTTGAAGACAACACGATCGTTTCATACGACGtggcagctggggctgcaggcGGTGTCATTTCCCCCAGGTCAgtttctttcactgttttgtaCTGAGCCTCTGAACACCGTCCTATAAAACACAGAGAGAAGCTTCTGACCGCAGTGAGAGCCGGCAGGTGATGTGCCCAGCATCCACCCGGCAGGGCTGGGTGACATCCCTAAGGCAGGGAGCCCCTCAGGTGCCTTACAGACACCTCTGGCAGGAGTCTCATAGCTCAGAATCTGTCCCAGTTGCTCCCTCTGTCTCCCTGCTAACCGTGCTGCCTGTCTTTTGTCCGTATGTTGACATACCTCTGCCACAGCCTttcccagcagccccaggcatGTGATCTGCTCCTTCAAAGTCTCACGCACGTTTCAAAGCTGTCGTTGCCCTTTCTTTGCTCAGGGATTTTGTGAACGTGCGGCGGATCGAGAGAAGAAGAGACAGGTACGTTTCCTCAGGGATGTCGACCACGCACAGCCTGAAGCCTCCACTCTCCAAGTATGTCAGGTAAGAGGCAgattctgttattttatttatttattttttttttaagctaataTCTGACACGCGCTTTGCTTAAGCTTAGGGCAGAGAGCCACTGAAATGAGAACCCTGCTGTCTTTCTGGCACCGTTTGCAGGAAGCTAATCTATTTGTGGAACCAAACCTTGCTTCCCttgttcttcttcctttgttAAAGAAACACTCTGTGCTGTTGAGTGCTGCTCGGGCgtttcccagctctgctctggggagCGGAGGTGCCGACAGTAACAGCCCAAACCCCAACCCCTTCTGCATCCTGTTTGTGTAGCAGCCAATTCCCAAACAGGGCCAGCTGCCATTTCGGAGGGGCAGTGAGCAGCTGCCCACGTCTTTCTGTGAGCCTCTCGGATGCCTTTTGCTTCCCGTAAGCCACTCACTTATTGACTTTAAAGTCTGCAGGCACCAAGGGACGTTCGTGGGGGTGAAGTGAGCTGCATTGGGGTGGGACAGCTTCCAGAGCACCAGTGGGGTCCCAGCCTCTCCCTTTCCACAGGGCTGGTTTCACTCAGCTGCTGATGGATCTCAGCAGGGCTGGTCTCATCACACAAGGTTCCTTGTtactgcctgtgctgctgcctggggcccAGCTGTGCCACTTCACGCACtgactttgtttttcctaataatCTGGTTAAAGTAATTGACATTTTAACTCGGAGACGTTAGAGCTGCCTCAGTCTATTTAAGAGCTGGGGACTTCGGGGCCCAGAAAAATCTGTTAACAAATGTATGCAGCAAAAATAGTGCGTGTTCCTGAGCAGGGAAGGGAAATCTGTATTTGGGCTGTGTGTGCAAACGCAGCTCTCGTCTCTGAGACGCTCAGATGGTGTGAGGAAGGCTGCAGAGACACGGCGGTGTGTGCTGAGCTCCGACTGACCGTTGGTCTCCCTGGGTCCTTCTCAGGGACCCACTTGTTTGCAAccatttctgcagtgctgtgcctctgcagcctcccagcagtgcagtgccagtGTCGGCCAGGCCAGAGGTCCAGAGGCAGTCCATGGCAGCCCCAGCATTGCCCCTGTGGGAAACCTGCTAGGCAAATCGTGTTTGCTCATGTGCCCATAGTCAAGCCAGATTCCTTCCTGGACGCTCTGAGCATCTGCTTGTGCCCCGCTGGGCTGCTGTCCTCACAGTCAGGTgaggggctgtggctgcaggagcCAATGTGGGGTCGGTGCAGTGCAAACAGGGCACTGGGGAGTGGCTCCACGGCCTTCCCAGGTTGATTTGGTGCTGTTGTTTCCCTGAAGGGGCGAGAACGGACCTGGAGGATTCATCGTATTGAAGTGCCCCAGCAACCCCCGGGTCTGCACTTTTATCTGGATTCTAAACACGGACCTGAAGGTAAAGCGCTGACGTGTGAGTGTCGTGGCTGAGTCCCAACCCCAGCAGAGCTCATCAGTGTGCTTCTAGAGCTCTGCGCATGGCAGGACGGGCACTGAGGACCTGCCCTGTGCTTCCAACTGGGCCGTGCAGgggctgctgtcctgctgcaaGCCTCCCCTGGGCACGGCTCTGGGCTGCTCTTGGAGGCTGCAGTAGTGGGACCTGAGTTTTGTAGACAGAACCTGATCACCACCTGAAAATCTCCCTCTTTCCCCCTGAAGTTTCCCCAGTGTAGATCTGGGATCTGTCATTCCTTACCTGACAGATCTTGGTTACGGGGCTTCACCTCTGTGCGGGATTGGGAAGAGGTGCTTTCATCCTCTTTGGAGACCAACATTAGTTGGACACGGAAGCGTTGCCTGGCTGCGTGCTGCTCCCAGGAACCTACTGCAGGGATGAATCACTTGCTCCCAGCCACCTCGGCACAAACACAGACACCCGTGGAGCTGCGGGGCTGCGGCCGCACGCGGAGAGCAGCGCTTCAGCCCCGCGCCGTGACCCAAATCCGGAGCTATTTGTGGAGCTGCATGCAGAGTCCTTGCTGGTGGCCGGGACAAAGGCAGCGGGCAGGGAgccgggggggggggggagcaCTGCCCTGTTTTCTTCCTGCGCTGAATCGCGCCAAGGTTGGTGTGGAAACGGcgctgcagcactgagcacaaaGGCTCCATTCATCAGCGCTGCGCTGCGACGCTGTGCggccccctcccctcccacaGCCCTTCCCTCCCACGGAGCGGCTCAGCTACTGTGCGTCTTGGATTGGGCTCTGAAAAGGCTTCATGGAAGCGATCCTCTTGGCAGCTCCTTGGCTGGGACGTGGCACGGCTGTGCCCGGCCCCGCTGCCCCTGGCTCTGCTTGGCGCAGGGttggtgctggaggtgcttttcCTTCGTGCAGATgtctcctccacctcctccttccctctgtAGTGAGCTGGGCTGGAGGGAAACAGACTCCATCTTGCACAGCCGAGCTGGGAAAGGGGAGGTCCCCGCTCTGTGCTTCCCAGGACGTGgagtgctctgctgctggaagaaatGCCAGAGCAGCCAAGCTATTAATAATGCTTCCACCATCTTCCTgaagggctctgctgctgctcagaccCCTCGTCGGTGCTGTCTTGGTATTTCCTTTGGCCCTGACGGCGTATTTATAGCTCATGGCTCATCCCTTCCTCGAGCGAAGGGCAAGGGttgcacacgtgtgtgtgtgtgtttgtgtctgTGCTGGCACTTTGCCTCACAGCTCAATTTGGACAGGTGCCCAAAAATGGCCCCCGGACCCACAGCTGGGTGCTGTCCCAGCCCCGAAGGGCGGAGGGAAAACCTGCTTTGGGGAAAAGCCCCGCAGTGGGGGGCTGTGGGAGCCCTTCCCCGCATCCGTGGGGTTTCTCCTGCACCCTGGGCAGGGGGACGTGGccccctcctccctctctgCACTTCAGCACCTGCCCCCCTtccagcccagtgctgctgccttcccccGCAGAGCCTGGGCTGATTTTCTTACGAGATAATGGAGTGCGGGTTGAGTCGTGCAGGGCTTTTTAGGGAAATCAAAACGTGGTTCAGTTCCTCCCCCAGATCCAACTccctgagagcagcagctccccgCTGCGGTGTGCAGCCCCAAGCTGGAGGGGGGGCCATCCCCTCACCTTAAGGGCACCCAGAGCCGGGCTCCTGCAGGGGCTTTCCACCTTCCTCTGGGTTGCTGCGCTCATTGCACTGCCACCCTCACCCATGTAGTTTCCTCTGCTCTTCTCGCAGGGTCGCCTGCCCCGGTACCTCATCCACCAGAGCCTGGCAGCCACCATGTTTGAGTTTGCCTTCCACCTGCGGCAGCGGATCAGCGAGCTCTGCAGCAAGCCCTGAGCGCCGAGCTCTGCCCCTGCTGGACTGGATGTGGGTGGGCAGGGGGGgctgctcctctccttccccaccGAACCGGAGCCCTGGAGCTGCCGTGTGGTGTGTGCCAAACCCctgtcctgctctgccctgcGGCTGGGATCTGCCCTGTGTTTGGTCTCCCCCCACATTGAGTCTGGGGGCTTATTGACACCCCCACGCTGCTGTGCCGAGGGTGAGGGATTCAGAGGAGAAAGCCACTCAGGGTGAGCACACAGTTCTGTCCACTGTCATGTGCCACTCACACATGGGGacaaagcacagctcctgtgTGGCTCGTGGGCGCCTTCCCCTGCGTGGGGACCCTCGGGGCACTCCCCTGCGGCTGCCCACCCTGTGGGATGCTCCTGAGCTCGTTTAGCTCCCCAGCGTGCAGCCCTGCGGGGTGTGGGATCAGAGCCTTCCGCCTTCcccaggggctgtgggggcagCACAGCTTCGTGCTACCTGCACTGCTGCCACGTTCTGCTCTGTCACGGGAAGCAGCGTGGAGCTGCCCATGCGTGGGCGCCCACAGCGGCAGCGTAGGTGGGGGGAGTGCCCGTGGAACCCCCCAGGGGCTGGACCTGGGGTCTCTGCCCCTCTGCCAGTGCCTGTCCCGATGCCCCTGTTGGTACTGGGGGGCACCTCCGGCTGGCATCTGTCAAAATAAAGAGCCTTGCACTATTTGCAGCCCGCTGCTTTCCTCGTGCCCTTTGTAACTCGATCGAATAAAAGCGGGAGGAGCGCCTGCCTGGAGGGGGGGGCAGGCAAAAGGAATGTGCCCAGGGCTCCTGCAGGCCCACTGGCCACGGGGGTCACCGTCCCCTGCTCTGCAGGGGCACGAAGCATCCTTCCGTCCCCCACACAGGATCTGGCTGCGTGTCCCAAAGGCCTCCAGTTCTGCCCAGGAGTCCCAGTGGCACCTCTGTTCCACAGAAGGGGagggggctgcagagcagtgccccCCCCCAGCCTGTCCCCAGGGCCCGGCCCTCTGAGCTGTGCCCGCTGGCACCCTGCAAGCGCCTATCTGTCCACAGCCCCCA from Meleagris gallopavo isolate NT-WF06-2002-E0010 breed Aviagen turkey brand Nicholas breeding stock chromosome 29, Turkey_5.1, whole genome shotgun sequence carries:
- the STARD3 gene encoding stAR-related lipid transfer protein 3 gives rise to the protein MSKPTDLQHDLERSLPAIASISTSLSQSQGFSPYCYFSPEKRKAISDVRRTFCLFVTFDLLFISLLWIIELNTKDGIQKNLKNEIFEYNFKTSFFDIFVLAFFRFFVLLLAYAVVRLRHWWVIAVTTLISSAFLIVKVILSELLTKGAFGYLLPIVSFVIAWLETWFLDFKVLTQEAEEERWYLAAQAAAARGPLLYPGALSDGQFYSPPESFAGSDNESDEEGPGRKALTAQEKEYVRQGKEAMEVVDQILAQEENWKFEKNNDFGDVVYTFEIPFHGKTFILKAFLQCSAETVYQEVILQPEKMILWNRTVAACQILQRVEDNTIVSYDVAAGAAGGVISPRDFVNVRRIERRRDRYVSSGMSTTHSLKPPLSKYVRGENGPGGFIVLKCPSNPRVCTFIWILNTDLKGRLPRYLIHQSLAATMFEFAFHLRQRISELCSKP